The genomic interval TAAGGACATCGATACCTTTTCCGGCTATGTCGGCAGAAGCTCCTCTGGCAGCAGCTAGGCGGGAGTGTGGGCTCGACCGGTCGAAGCAACAGATTGAGAAATCGTTCAGTCAGCGCATCTAAATCAAATCAGGTGTCTTGCGTGAACGTTCGCTGGGCGGTCCGGCTACGGCGTTGAGTTTGGCTTCTGACGCACAAAGGCCTGATGCTTAAGGCTGGGTCGGCAGTCGACGCCACCCTGATTGCCGCGCCCAGTTTGACAAAGAATGGCTGCGGCACACGCGATCCGGGAATGCAATCCACGCAGAAAGGTGGCAACTGGTACTTCGGGATGAAAATGCACGTCGGCGTGGACGCCGACTCGGGCCTCGTCCATACGTTCATTGGAACGGCGGTCGATGTTCACGACTTCAACGTAGCCCAAGCGTTGCTGCACGGTGAAGAAACGGATGTGTACGCGGACGCCGGTCACCAGGGTATCGGAAAGCGCAGCGGGACTGACGCGGTTCGCTGGCATGTTGCAATGCGACCGGCAAAGCGCAGGAAACTGGATCCGAGTGATTCGTTGGACGCGATCTACGATCAGATTGCACGCCTGAAAGCGGGTGTTCGGGCCAAAGTCGAACACCCGCTTAGCATCCTCAAGCGGCAGTTCGGGTACCTGAAAATGCCCTATCGCGGTTTGATGAAGAACACTGCCCAGATCACCATCCTGTTTGCTTTGGGCAATTTGTGGATGGCGCGTAGCGCTTTGCGCAAAGCTTGAAACACCGGGCAAATGAAGGCCATATGTCTGGTTGGAGCGCTCCAGTGTGCGGGAAAATCTTGCAATCCGCGCATCGACCAAGATCTGAACGCCGAGGCTGCGCCTGATGTGAAAAACAACGCTTCGAAAGCGGGTTGTGCAGACCCTTCTTAACCGATTCAGCGCACAACGTCGGCGGGACCCGCGGCAAAATTTGATCACCTCCGAAAACGCCCGGCCAGCCGAGGGTTTGGCGCGAACAGCTGCTTCGGGTCCGGTGGAATGGACCACTTCCCACGATGACGTATGTCCGTCTCTATGTCACGCACCGCGTTGACTACTCGCTCTTGAGCCTCGGGGAAAGCTTGCTCTGCCGGCTCATGGTTCCATTCATTCGGGGGTTGGAGTCTATGCCAGACATGGCGCGATCCAGATATATGCGGACTGGCTATACGTATTGATTTGTATAGATGTACGGTTTAAAAGCTTCCTGCTATCCGTATAGAGACCGCGGCTTAAAGGCTGGATAGAGTTCGTTGGCAGGGAGCTACAGGTCATCCGGAAGTCACATTGGCTTTTCAGTGAACCTTGACAATTGAAGACGTTCTGTCATCACCGCGTGCTTTTGATCTTAAGACGAAATGTTGCCGCTCCCGATAGCGAGAATATGACTGTCCCTGAAAAAACCGCAAAAATATATTACGGTATGCAGAATAATGTTAATTATAAATTGATCAGATTCAGCCGGTCCGCGACGATTCTGCGATGCCATAAGTGCGAATAGCCTGGTTTAGATATAAAAACGGGGCGTGTCGTGTTTGGCAGCGTGTTCTGTTTTCGACTCGCAGGACACTCGCTTTTCGTAAGCTAATGCAAACTAGGAATGAGACAATGTGCAACCAAGCAACGTCAATGGCCATTGGATTGTGTGCTTCCATCGTTCTGGCATGTACGTCGCAAGCGACGATGGCGCAGAGTAGCGTGACTCTTTACGGAATTTTGGATGTGAGCGTTCAGCTTACAACGCGCGCGGACGGACAGCATTCCGCAATTAATCTTCAAAACTATGGGAGCGTACCTACGATCTTTGGGTTACATGGGTCAGAGGATTTGGGCGGGGGGGTATCTGCAATATTTGAGCTCTCTCAATCATTTAGTATGACTAATGGAAAATCAGGAATCCCGGGTGATGCATTTGGGTGGCAGAGCTATGTCGGCCTCAAAGGGGGCTTTGGAACTGTGACGGCTGGACGACAGTTTTCTGTTCTCTTTGACGAGACAGTAATGTTTGATCCGACCTACTTCGCCGCATATGGTGGGCAGGCACAGCTCAATCCGCTATCGGACATTATTGTGAACAACTCGATAAAGTATCTATCGAACAGCTATGGCGGCTTCGTCTTCGAGGGGTTGATATCGACCGATGGTGTTGCAGGAAATTTCGCATCTGGGCGTACCCTGGAACTTGGAATGCAATACAGCCGCGGCCCGTTTAATATGAGTGTGGCTCTGCGGGAGAAAAATGGTTCAGAGATGGAAACCGCAGGCAGCTCGGGGAAGACTGAGAGGATCGGTGTGATTGGCGCTGCGTATAAGATCGGCCCCGCAACGCTACTCGCGGGTGTCGAGCGCACGACCGGAGATTTGTCACCTGTCAAAACGGTTATTTGGGGCGGGGGTCGCTACGATGTCACACCGGCTCTCCAATTCCGGGCTGCCGTCTATCAGACGCTTTCAAAAAATCCGCAGACTGGCGATCCAACGTTATATGTCGCAGGGGCTGTCTATTCGCTATCCGTTCGTACACAAACTTACCTGAATGTTGGGTACTCCAGGAACTCTGCTCATAGTTCTCAGACGGTTTATGAATATGGTGATGCTCCACTTAATGGAGCGAATCAGTTCGCGGTGATGTTGGGGATTACACATAAATTCTGACGGGCTCGGTCCTTTAGGGGCAGAGCTTGCGACCATACTCCCTCATCGGACGAAGGAGGAAAAAGACCGAAATGTTCTTTCTCGCAGCAGCGGTTCGATGTTCCTGTCCAACGAATATCTATTGACGGGCAGTGCTGGTTGATTGGTGAAGATTCGACGACTGTATTGTGTAAATACGTCTTTGAGCCGGAGCATAGATGTTTGGATTCTTATCGAGAAGCGTAAGGCAAATGTTAACTACTGGAGATTAAAATGAGGCGCCTCGCTCGTCGTTCATTTTCTATTATGGTTGTTGCGCTGACATTTACATGCGTTTCTGGTTTCGCTTACGCTCAACCCAGCGCGCCCGTGCAGACTGAGTCGGCGAGCTCAGTAAAGGCGCAACGGAAGGCTGCCCGCAAGGAGGCCAGAGCGCGTAAGAACGCGGAGCTGAAGAAGCTGAAGAATGCGGGATATGATCCCGCCGCGACGAATTCTGCAGACTATCCACAAAATCTCCAGACGGCAAAAAATAGAGTAGCGGCGACTTCGGCTGCGGCCAGTCAATGAGATCGAACTATCGACTGCCCTGGATCATCCCGATATCAGCGGCGTAGTCTCATGAGTGCCGGATTATCCTCCATATTCATCGTCTATCTTGCGGAGTCGCGTACGAGACTTTCCCCAGATTATCCGTATGTTCGGGCGGACGCGTTTCTGCAATGACAAGATACGTTCGACAGGAAATTGAAATTAATCGTCATTGCTCGGAACAACCGAAAGCTGGCGGTACTGTTGTCAGCGGCCCTTCGTCGCAAAGTCCCAAGACCTGGGTCCGTTTATGCGGAAATATCTCTTCTTGACGCACCGTGTTCCTTTCGTGGGATGCCTACTCGTTGCCCGCTTCCAGGGCAGTCGCCAGACGTGCGAGTCGAACAATGAGAAGGTCGTTTTCGCCACAATATGACGGTGATACATCACCCGTCCGCGGATCACCCGGTTGAGTTGCTGTATCAACGCTTCCTGAGCGGCGCTCGCATTACCCTTGATGATTCCTCTGACGTTCTCAAGCAACGATGTGATGCTCTTCTTCGCTGGACTGATCAGCAGTTTGCCGTCGTACTTGCGCATGGTCTGGCCACGGAAATCGAAACCCTCCGCTATATGCGCGGTCCGGGTTTTCTCCTCCGCAAGTTCCAGCCCACGCTCAGCCATGAAGCGCCGGATAGCAGGCAGAACTCTGGATTCGAGCACTTCATTCGAAGTGTTGGTCACACAAAATCGTCGGCGTAACGGATAACATTGAGTTTTACCCTCCGGCGCGCGAGTTCCAATCTACGCACGCTTGCATATACTGCAACCACAAGTCCATCTACCGCCGTATTCGCGATCACGGTGAGGCGACAGGATGACCTTATCCGGTTTTGTCGCAGTAAGACCAAGCGGCGCTCGATATCGATATGCGAAGTACTCATTACGTTACGAGGTCGTGGAATTGTTCGGTGGCGGACGGGTGGGTTCCGCGAGCACACTGCATCTTCCATTTGGCGATGATATGCATCAAGCCGATGCCTGCCATTAATAGTAAAAGCAATTTAATTAGTTTAACCAAGTGCATTGAGTTGACGATGCGCCGTCATTGCCCGATTTGTGTTGCCGAGCATCTTTTTCCGAATGTTTGGTATCCGATCGTTTGGCGCGTTGGGCCAGTCGAAGCTTGCCCGGTGCATCACGATCCGTGTCACTGTGAGGGCCACCATTCGTACGCCGGATGGGGAAGGAAATCCGAAATAAAAATGTTGCCAACCCCAAAGGGCTGGCAACACCAAAGTACTGCTCCGTTTCGCACCGCTGGCGCGTACCGATGCGAACGGCGGGGTTTAGATGGCAGGTACGGAAGAGACTACCGAGCCCAGGTTCGGATCGACGAACACCGTCGGGTTGTTGCCCGAGCCGCTGAAGTTGAACAGGCCCATGATGCTGCCCGCCGTAGCGTCGAAGGAGCCGCCGCCGATGCGTTGGCTGCCCAGCCAGTTGTCTTCGATGAAGCGAACCACGGATGCCTGGCTAATCGGCGTGTGATCAACATAGTTGACCTTTGCCCACGGCGAAATCACGAGGAACGGGATACGCGTGCCCGGGCCGCAGCGACCATTGACTGCCGCACCGTTTACGCCGTTCGGAGCGGTTCCCGTACCGCACTTGCCAGCGCCGTTCAACTGGTCCGCCTGAGCGTCGAACGACGAGCTTGTGGGATTCGCATAGGCATGGTCGTACCAGCCGTCCGAATCGTCCCACGCGACGATAACCGCGGTGCTCTTCCAGTCAGGCTGCTGCTGCAGGAAGTTGACGACTTTCGCAGTGAACGCCTGCTCGTCGAGCGGGTCGGAGTAGCCAGCGTGACCGTCCTGGAAGGCAGGTGCCTTGATGAAGCTGACGGATGGATAGTTTCCGGCCTTCACCGCTGCGAAGAAATCGTCAGAATCGTATTGGTGATTGGCCGGATCGACAGTCTTGCCGTCCGACTGGAGGGTGTACCCGATGGCTGCTGTCGCGCTGGGACGCAAATGTTGCGGGTTTGCCGTCGACGCGTAGTACTGGAACCAGTTGTGGTGCGGGATGTAATCGGCCGTCGGCTGACCAACCGCCGGTGTGACTGTACTGCGTTTACAGCCGGTTGTACCGTTGCTGTTGGTCGTCGCCAGGTTGAAGCCACCCATGAAGCCGCCCCACGTGATGCCCTTGGCGTTGAGCAGATCACCGATGTTCTTGCCGGACATAAGAATCTGGTCGGTCGTGCTGGAGCACAGGTCGTTTGCCGGGTCGACATCGTTGATTAATGTCACGCCTCCCTGCCCGTCATTGACGTAGTAAGAGTGCGAGGCTGTCGTCAGATTGAAAGGCTGCTGGCTGGTTTTGACGAGTTGCACGCCGTTCGTCTGGCCTGCGACAACTTCCAGTGCACCGGGCGTCGACGGTCCGAACGTATCGGTGTAAGCGTTGTCGCTCATCGCGAAGTGCTGAGCCCAGTTCCACATGGCGGTGACGGTGTTGCCGTCGTAGTAGCCCATTACCTGTCCGGTCGTAGCAAAAGCGCCTGCGCCACCGCTCGAGCCCTTACCCGTGAACTTCGGGAACAGGTCCGCCGCCCCATTGTTATACGCTTGCTGTTCCGCGGTGTAAGCGTGATTCTGGTCGGCCGTCGCCGCTTGCGTACGGTCCAGCCGGAACGGATTCGTGGCGCCCGCGCCGTTCAGCGTATTGATGAAGTTTGGATTGTTGGTCAGCAATGTGCCGCTCAAACCATTCACCGACGGCGTGCCCGCGGCGGCCGTGAACGCGGGTTCACCCGACGGATTCGTCGCATTCGGGTAGGTTGCGAAGTAGTGGTCGAAAGAGACGTTCTCGTTGTAAATCACAACGACGTGTTTGATGGGCGTCGCCGTCGTCAACTGATTTTGTGCGCTCACGGGCGTAAGCCCATTTGAACCGCTGCCACCGCATGCGTACAGTGAGACTGCCATTGCGATGCCTGATACACCAAACAGGAAAGCTCGGGAAAACATACGAGTTAACTCCGGATGTCGTTTTGCTATTTATTTTTCGTCCGCCGTTCCAGGATGAAATCAGCGGGCGTGCGGGGACCGTCAAAAACCGCGCTTATTGAAACATCCAGTCGTTACCGGGAAATGGCGCTTTATTTACCCAACCCTTACGCTGAAAAATCGACGAAAGAGTATTGAATGGTTCGTTGCGCACTATGGGATGGTTGTCGCGCGCGGCCCGGGACCCGAGCGACCCAGCCCGCCGGGTCAAACGTTTGCGCAACGCCCCGGCTGTTCTTTAATGGCCAAACTGCCGCAACTGCGGCTTTGACAAAAAAATGCTGGCGCTGAAGAAGCGAGACTCATGGTCGCGCCAGCTCAGAGAGTTGCAAAAAATTTTTGGAAAGAAAGAGAGACTCTTCCGAAAACAATGCATTTGGATCGGTTATGATCCGTCGTCTCTGAAAATCAGTCCATAATCATGTTACCGGCTCAATCTGTATGACGTGGCAAAAAATGTCATTTTTGCGACACGTATCTTTCGTTATCCTTTCCTTCTTATCCGTACAATCGTCTGCAAAAAGCGGAAATAATTCTGATGCGATCGTATCCACGGAAGTCGTAAATCCTCCGCAGAACATTGCGTTTTGTCATGCTTCGACGGTCGCATTTTCGCAAGGCCATTTGGTGGCGGCATGGCTGGCCGGCAGCAAAGAAGCGGCGAACGACGTTGGTGTCTGGGTGGCGCGCTTCTCTGGCAATCAATGGAGCCCGCCTGTGCGCGTCGCAGACGGTCGCTCGCCTGACGGTGAAGCGCTGACGGTAATTAACCCCATTCTCTTTTCGCCCAAACGCGGTCCTTTGATGTTGTTCTACAGGCGAGGGAAACTGCCAGCTGATTGGCATCCTCTGCGGATGACCTCGCTTGACGGCGGCGCCACATGGACGAAACCCGTTGCTCTTGACCCAGGTATCTCTGGGCCGGCGAAAGACAAGCCCGTCGAGTTATCAAATGGAGTCGTGATAGCAGGAAGCAGCACCGAGTATGACGGATGGAAAATCCACTTCGAGCGTTCCATGGATGGCGGCAATACGTGGCATGTCGTGTACCCGGCGGTCGGGCTACCTACGGTTCAAGCGATCCAGCCCACAATTCTTGACCATCGTCACGGGCAGTTGCAGGCGCTAGTTCGAACGAAAAGCGGCTTTGTATTCAGCACCAAGTCGAGCGATTGGGGGAAGACGTGGAGTGCTCTCGCGCGGTTAGATATTCCTAACTCAAATTCTGGTCTGGACGCGGTGACCTTGACTGACGGCCGCGACCTGATCGTCACGAATCCTCTGCCTTACGTCGAAGGTCGTTGGGACCGACACAAGCTGTCTGTCTTGATCTCGGCAGACCATCAGACTTATCGCGACGTGTTGGACCTTGAGAACGAGGCGGGTCAGGAGTTTTCGTATCCCGCAGTAATTCAGTCCCCGGACGGGATGGTTCACATTACCTACACATGGAAAAAGATTTATATCAAGCATGTCGTGCTTGATCCGAAGCGAATCTACGCGTCCCGTTCAACGCTGTCAGCCGCGACCGGCCATCAATAGCTAGTGCCAATCCGTGCTCAAGCTGTTGGTGTTCACGATTTATCTGACGATCTGTGCAAGCAGTCCTACGAGGCCGTCGCAATGGCCCGTTTCGATGACCGTTCGTGTTCCCAACAGATTTTCATGATCAATAGCGTTGTCGACTTGCTCCGCAAGCGCGTTCTTGTTTTGCAGCACGCTGCAGCCGCAGCGTGCTGCATGCTCGTTGCAGCCCCGCTCGCCGCTCACCCCCATGTGTGGATCACGTATGCGAGCGTCGCGCAAATGCACGGCTCGACGCTCAACGCTGTGCAAGAGAAGTGGACCTTTTCGCAAGGGTTCCCGGTGTCGATAGTGGGCGACCTGGCTGACATGCCAAAAGCCGGGTCGCTTGGACCCAGGTACGTCAATATCTTCAAGCAGCAGGCTTTCGATTCACTGAAGGGCGCGGATTACTTCACCCATGTCTTCGTCGACGGCAAGCCGGTGCGCTTCGGCGAGCCGCGCAATTTCGCCGTCTCCATCGACGATGGCCGAATTGTCTATACGTTCGAACTGCCACTCGCGGATAAAGTGGACGTGCGGCTCGCTCAGGTGCAACTGGGGATATGGGACGAAACGTTCTTTGTCGATTTTCAGCCACCGCCAAAGGGCGCCTTGCCTGTTGTATTCGACGCAGCCGCTCCGAAGACCTGTACCGCGCAACCGCTCGAGGATAAAGCTCACCCGATATTCGGCGGTACTATTTATCCGCTCTCGGTGAAGCTCGCATGCTGAATGTTTCGTTGCGTCGCGGGATCCGCTACAGCGCATTGATTGTGATAGCGCTCGTGATCGTCGCCGCCCGCAGCGTCGGGGCACAGACAGTCGATGTGTTTGGCAGGACATCGACTGGGACACCCAGCGCCGCCAACGTTCAGACTCCGGCGTCTCAGACGGCTCCGGAGGATCATCTCGTCGCGCTGGAGCCATTACGGCGCGCGGTCGCGGCCAGCATCGCTCTGCAGAGCCGCCTGAATGCCCAGCTTCAGGACAAGCTCGCCGAGCAACGCAACGGCGCGAACATGCAGGCTGCCTGGATCCTCATGTTGCTGTCATTCGGCTACGGCGTCCTGCATGCGCTCGGGCCCGGACATGGCAAGCTGGTCATTGGCACATATCTGATTTCGCACCGTGCGCGCGTGGGCCATGCGGTTGCGCTCAGTATGTGGAGCGCGTGTGTGCAAGCGATCTCCGCGATCTGCCTGGTCGGTGGTGCGGCGTGGCTTGCACACGCGGGGCTAGGCGGCGTGATGACGCACGCGGCGACACTCGATCTGGTCAGCTATTTTTCGCTACTATGCGTCGGTCTCTTCACTGCCTGGTCGATCGTGACGCGCCGCGACTGTTGCGACGAAGGGCGTGTCACGCTCGTCCACAAACGCCGCCCGGGGCTCTTCGCGACGGAGCACGCCGACGACGACACCCAGCAGGGCGCCTATCTGGCTGTACGGATGCCACCGCGCCGGCGCTCGATCAACTGGACATGGGCGGACAAGAGGGCAGGGAATACCTGGATCGCGCGTCAGATCGTCCTGACCGGGTTGGCGGTGGGCGCGAGGCCTTGCGTCGGTGCGATCTTTGTTCTCATCGCGGCGCTTGCCAACGGCATATTCATAATCGGCGTCCTGTCGGTGTTCACGATGGCCGCGGGGGTGTCGTTGACCGTATTGGCAATTGGTCTGGCGAGCCTCGGTATGAACCGGGCGGTGTCGAGCCGGAGTGTCGCGCGCAGGGAGGCACTACAAACGATCCGTACGCGCTTCGCGCTCGCGGGCGCAGTTTTCATCACGCTGTTCGCTGCCTGGCAGGTGTTCGCGCTACTGGCCGGCTGGCAGGTAGCCGGGCTCGTATGACCGGCGATGGAAAAGCTCCTACTCAAGGCGCGAAGAGCCGATCTCGAGAAGGATGGTTGTGAACTCAGCGCCAAGCTCGCAGAAACGAAGACCGCAAAGGGCGCCGACTTTTTGCTTTATTCACATGACCTCACACACCGAAACCCCGCATACACATACTGGTAATGCGGCTGAAACCAATTCCGGAAAGCCGGCCGCAGCATGCATTGCGCGGTGCGCGCCGATCCACCTTTGATCACATAGTGCTGACCATCGAAAAAGTTGGCCGAATAGCCTAGATAGAACGGAAAAGCTTCGAAGCCGGGCAGCGCATCGAACACCGTCGAGGTCCACTCCCAGCCATTGCCGAATTGACCTTCCACGCCGAACGCGCTGACATTGTCCGGATACTCATCGACAGGTCGCGGATCCCAGCTGCGAAAGTCGAAATTGCCCGACGCGGCGTGCGGCGCGCCGTGTGCCGCACGTTGCCATTGCGCCTCGGTCGGTAATGCTTTGCCTGCCCACCGTGCGTACGCGCTGGCTTCGGCGTGGCTCACATACGCGGGCCAGTCGAGCGGCAGCGGCACTTCGTCGAACATGGTGCGCAACGTCCATGCGTCACCTTCGCCGCCGGCCTCGTGCCGCGACCAGCACGCGGGATGCTCGATGTGCTCGGCCTCCTTCCACGCCCAATCCTTCTCCGACCACCACTTCGGTTCGCGATAGCCGCCTGCCTCGATGAACTCGCGGAACGCGCCATTCGTCACCATATGGCGGTCCATTTCGAAGGCCGGCACTTCGACCCGCATTTCGCCGAACTCGTTGTCCCACCCGAAGCGTCCGCCGTCACGTGGCATGCCGAGCACCGTTGCGCCGGCCGGTATGCTGACCATCGACGACAACGCGTCCCGCGATTCCGCGCGCGTCACGACAGGCTCGCGCAATTCGGTGACCTTCTGCGCCAGCGGTAACTGATGAAGCATGTACGCCAGCGTTTCAGCATGCATCAACCGATGCTCGATCGCCACGTTCAGCAATTGCTCGGAGGCGTCGGCTTGCGCGCCGTTGCGGCCGAGTCCCGCGGCGTGCGTTAGCGCATCGAGCTCGCGGTCGATCTGCTCGCGCGCACGCAAGCCGTAGCTGCGCACGACGTCGAGCGATGGCCAGTCACCTGGTTGATCGGTCGGAAAACCGCCGTCGACGGGATCGATGCCGAAGGCAAAAAGCTGGTCGAGCTGTGGATCGAACGCCGGCAGATCGCAGAGGCGTTGATCGAACAGATTACGATCGAAAGCCTCCAGATGGCCGATGTAGAACACGATCCGGTGGCGCTCGCGGATCGGCCGTTCGTACAGAAACTCGGGTTTGACGATGGAAAACAGTGCGTCAGTCACTTGACGCGCTTCGATCAGGCGCTGCACGAGCGGGTGATGCGGGGCGGGGTCGCGATTCATTTCGCCGGGTCTCCTTGCGGGGGACGGACTAAAGACTGTACCCGCTCGCAGGAGCCATGCCAAGACGAAAGCGCGTGAAAAGAGCATGCGCCAGGGACGCGGCGGCGCGGGCCGCGCTCCCGCCAGGAGCCTAGACTTGCCGCAGACCGTCCAGATCGACGATCCGGATGTGCTTGCCCTGTGTGTCGATCAGGCCGCGCTTTTGAAATCTTGACAGGGTGCGGCTCACGGTTTCGAGCGTCATGCCGAGGTAACTGCCCATGTCCTCGCGTGTCATGCGCAGATTGAATTCCGCCGACGAATAACCGCGCCGCGCGTTGCGCTCGGAGACGTCGAGCAGGAATGCCGCGACCCGTTCGTCCGCCGAGAGCGAACCGAGCACCATCATCTGCGCGGCTTCGCGCACGATCTGCTCGCCCAGCAGTTTGTGCATACGTTCCTGCATCGAACCGATTTCGCGGCACAGCGACTTGAGCGCGGTATAGGGGACGATGCAGACCGTACTGTCTTCGAGGGCCAGCGCGCTGCAGGCGTGCACGTCGTCGCTGATGCCGTCGAGGCCGAGCGCTTCGCCCGCGAGCCGCAAGCCGGTGACCTGTTCGCGGCCGTCGCGGTGCGTCATGACGGTTTTCATCGAACCGGAACGCACGGCGTAGATGTTGTCGAAGCGGTCGCCACTGCGATACAGCGCTTCGCCGCGTTGGACGGAACGCGCGGAACAGATGAGCGTTTCGAGCTTCATCAATTCCTCGGGCGACAAACCTTGGGGCATGCAGAGTTGCCGCATCGCGCAACTTGAACAGCGAGCGGCGGAACGCGCGCTCGCCCGCGACGGCGCCGCGCGGCGGCCGCCGCGCACCGGCGACGAACGTGCGGCAGAGGCTGCGGAATCGGCAGTGCCGGCGGTGTGCGTAACAGCAATAGGAGTGAGCATGTTCTGCAGCCAGTGAGGGTATTGACAGATTGTCCCATCGACCGGGTTGCCCGCTTCGCGTCAAAAGGACGCGTTCGGGCAGTCAGGCTTGTTGAGCAATGTCACACCGGCGTTCGTGAGTTGGTTTATGGATTGCTGCGAAGGTGAGCAGGCAAACCCAACTCATACCTTGGCAGATGAAGCTCGCTTTTTGCAGAACGAGCGCACGCGCGGTCGATACGGCAGTCAAGCGCATTGCGCACCAGCGCGGCGCTCATCAGTCCGCGTTGCCGGACTTGCCCGCGGCGGACGGAATGAGCAGCACGGGCAGGCTTGCCTGCCGCACGCAGCGCTCGGCGACGCTGCCGAGAATCAGGCGCTGAAAACCGCGCCGCCCGTGCGTACCCATGACCAGCAGGTCGGCGTTGAAGTCGGCCGCGGCTTTGAGCACGACGACCGAAACATCGTCGATCGTGGATGCCTCGCTCACCACAAGCTCGCCTTTCACGCCTTGCTCCGCCATGGCCTTGGCGAATTCGGCGCCGAGTTCCTTGCCCTCTTCGGCGAGACGATTGCGCAAGACGGACGGGTCATAGCCGGGCGCTTCGAAATACATGGGTGTGTTCTCGACGACATATAACGGCTGCAAGACCGCGCCGCTGGCTTTGGCGAGCGCGAGCGCTGCTTCGAATGCACGGCGGGAGGTGTTGCTGCCGTCGACCGCTACAAGAATGCGTGTGTACATATCGACTCCGCGTCTGAAGGATCCGGATGCCGCAGCTGTTTCCAACCGGCTGGGCGCAATGACGATCATCGCTGATGTAAGCCTGAATGATCGCCGAAAAACATGCGCTCGACCTG from Paraburkholderia phytofirmans PsJN carries:
- a CDS encoding porin → MCNQATSMAIGLCASIVLACTSQATMAQSSVTLYGILDVSVQLTTRADGQHSAINLQNYGSVPTIFGLHGSEDLGGGVSAIFELSQSFSMTNGKSGIPGDAFGWQSYVGLKGGFGTVTAGRQFSVLFDETVMFDPTYFAAYGGQAQLNPLSDIIVNNSIKYLSNSYGGFVFEGLISTDGVAGNFASGRTLELGMQYSRGPFNMSVALREKNGSEMETAGSSGKTERIGVIGAAYKIGPATLLAGVERTTGDLSPVKTVIWGGGRYDVTPALQFRAAVYQTLSKNPQTGDPTLYVAGAVYSLSVRTQTYLNVGYSRNSAHSSQTVYEYGDAPLNGANQFAVMLGITHKF
- a CDS encoding group II intron maturase-specific domain-containing protein, with product MTNTSNEVLESRVLPAIRRFMAERGLELAEEKTRTAHIAEGFDFRGQTMRKYDGKLLISPAKKSITSLLENVRGIIKGNASAAQEALIQQLNRVIRGRVMYHRHIVAKTTFSLFDSHVWRLPWKRATSRHPTKGTRCVKKRYFRINGPRSWDFATKGR
- a CDS encoding phospholipase C; protein product: MFSRAFLFGVSGIAMAVSLYACGGSGSNGLTPVSAQNQLTTATPIKHVVVIYNENVSFDHYFATYPNATNPSGEPAFTAAAGTPSVNGLSGTLLTNNPNFINTLNGAGATNPFRLDRTQAATADQNHAYTAEQQAYNNGAADLFPKFTGKGSSGGAGAFATTGQVMGYYDGNTVTAMWNWAQHFAMSDNAYTDTFGPSTPGALEVVAGQTNGVQLVKTSQQPFNLTTASHSYYVNDGQGGVTLINDVDPANDLCSSTTDQILMSGKNIGDLLNAKGITWGGFMGGFNLATTNSNGTTGCKRSTVTPAVGQPTADYIPHHNWFQYYASTANPQHLRPSATAAIGYTLQSDGKTVDPANHQYDSDDFFAAVKAGNYPSVSFIKAPAFQDGHAGYSDPLDEQAFTAKVVNFLQQQPDWKSTAVIVAWDDSDGWYDHAYANPTSSSFDAQADQLNGAGKCGTGTAPNGVNGAAVNGRCGPGTRIPFLVISPWAKVNYVDHTPISQASVVRFIEDNWLGSQRIGGGSFDATAGSIMGLFNFSGSGNNPTVFVDPNLGSVVSSVPAI
- a CDS encoding sialidase family protein; the protein is MTWQKMSFLRHVSFVILSFLSVQSSAKSGNNSDAIVSTEVVNPPQNIAFCHASTVAFSQGHLVAAWLAGSKEAANDVGVWVARFSGNQWSPPVRVADGRSPDGEALTVINPILFSPKRGPLMLFYRRGKLPADWHPLRMTSLDGGATWTKPVALDPGISGPAKDKPVELSNGVVIAGSSTEYDGWKIHFERSMDGGNTWHVVYPAVGLPTVQAIQPTILDHRHGQLQALVRTKSGFVFSTKSSDWGKTWSALARLDIPNSNSGLDAVTLTDGRDLIVTNPLPYVEGRWDRHKLSVLISADHQTYRDVLDLENEAGQEFSYPAVIQSPDGMVHITYTWKKIYIKHVVLDPKRIYASRSTLSAATGHQ
- a CDS encoding DUF1007 family protein, with protein sequence MPIRAQAVGVHDLSDDLCKQSYEAVAMARFDDRSCSQQIFMINSVVDLLRKRVLVLQHAAAAACCMLVAAPLAAHPHVWITYASVAQMHGSTLNAVQEKWTFSQGFPVSIVGDLADMPKAGSLGPRYVNIFKQQAFDSLKGADYFTHVFVDGKPVRFGEPRNFAVSIDDGRIVYTFELPLADKVDVRLAQVQLGIWDETFFVDFQPPPKGALPVVFDAAAPKTCTAQPLEDKAHPIFGGTIYPLSVKLAC
- a CDS encoding nickel/cobalt transporter; its protein translation is MIVAARSVGAQTVDVFGRTSTGTPSAANVQTPASQTAPEDHLVALEPLRRAVAASIALQSRLNAQLQDKLAEQRNGANMQAAWILMLLSFGYGVLHALGPGHGKLVIGTYLISHRARVGHAVALSMWSACVQAISAICLVGGAAWLAHAGLGGVMTHAATLDLVSYFSLLCVGLFTAWSIVTRRDCCDEGRVTLVHKRRPGLFATEHADDDTQQGAYLAVRMPPRRRSINWTWADKRAGNTWIARQIVLTGLAVGARPCVGAIFVLIAALANGIFIIGVLSVFTMAAGVSLTVLAIGLASLGMNRAVSSRSVARREALQTIRTRFALAGAVFITLFAAWQVFALLAGWQVAGLV
- a CDS encoding SUMF1/EgtB/PvdO family nonheme iron enzyme, whose translation is MNRDPAPHHPLVQRLIEARQVTDALFSIVKPEFLYERPIRERHRIVFYIGHLEAFDRNLFDQRLCDLPAFDPQLDQLFAFGIDPVDGGFPTDQPGDWPSLDVVRSYGLRAREQIDRELDALTHAAGLGRNGAQADASEQLLNVAIEHRLMHAETLAYMLHQLPLAQKVTELREPVVTRAESRDALSSMVSIPAGATVLGMPRDGGRFGWDNEFGEMRVEVPAFEMDRHMVTNGAFREFIEAGGYREPKWWSEKDWAWKEAEHIEHPACWSRHEAGGEGDAWTLRTMFDEVPLPLDWPAYVSHAEASAYARWAGKALPTEAQWQRAAHGAPHAASGNFDFRSWDPRPVDEYPDNVSAFGVEGQFGNGWEWTSTVFDALPGFEAFPFYLGYSANFFDGQHYVIKGGSARTAQCMLRPAFRNWFQPHYQYVYAGFRCVRSCE
- a CDS encoding helix-turn-helix domain-containing protein, whose product is MRQLCMPQGLSPEELMKLETLICSARSVQRGEALYRSGDRFDNIYAVRSGSMKTVMTHRDGREQVTGLRLAGEALGLDGISDDVHACSALALEDSTVCIVPYTALKSLCREIGSMQERMHKLLGEQIVREAAQMMVLGSLSADERVAAFLLDVSERNARRGYSSAEFNLRMTREDMGSYLGMTLETVSRTLSRFQKRGLIDTQGKHIRIVDLDGLRQV